The Cynocephalus volans isolate mCynVol1 chromosome 2, mCynVol1.pri, whole genome shotgun sequence genome window below encodes:
- the RPS14 gene encoding small ribosomal subunit protein uS11, with protein MAPRKGKEKKEEQVISLGPQVAEGENVFGVCHIFASFNDTFVHVTDLSGKETICRVTGGMKVKADRDESSPYAAMLAAQDVAQRCKELGITALHIKLRATGGNRTKTPGPGAQSALRALARSGMKIGRIEDVTPIPSDSTRRKGGRRGRRL; from the exons ATGGCACCTCgcaaggggaaagaaaagaaggaagaacaggTTATCAGCCTTGGACCACAGGTGGCTGAAGGAGAGAATGTATTTGGTGTCTGCCATATCTTTGCATCCTTCAATGACACCTTCGTCCATGTTACTGATCTTTCTGGCAA GGAAACCATCTGCCGTGTGACTGGTGGGATGAAAGTAAAGGCTGACCGAGATGAATCCTCGCCATACGCTGCCATGTTGGCTGCCCAGGATGTGGCCCAGAGGTGCAAGGAGCTGGGCATCACTGCCCTACACATCAAACTCCGGGCTACAGGAGGAAATAG GACCAAGACCCCTGGACCTGGGGCCCAGTCAGCCCTCAGAGCCCTTGCCCGCTCAGGAATGAAGATTGGGCGAATTG AGGATGTCACCCCCATCCCCTCTGACAGCACCCGAAGGAAGGGAGGTCGCCGTGGTCGCCGTCTGTGA